TTTCACGGAAGCCATTTCCCGCGAGTTCTCCGTTTTCAACGACCTGCCATGAGCATCCACTGCAGCCCGGCAGTAACTTCGTCCCGTTACCGTGGACGCGGCGGTCTTGGCGTTCGCGCCCCGGCTTCGGGGCTGGATGCAATCCGGCGCTCCGACGGGAGCACCGCTTTCAAAGCGACCCGCAGGCTTCGTCCTTTCCACCACCGCTCCTTTCTCCAGAACAACTCAGAACACCTCAATACTCATCTATACAGTCAGTTGACCATGAAATCCAAATATCTCCTCACCCTAGTCGCCGCTGGGTGCGCAGCGGCGCGCGCCCTCGCCCTGACCATCCCCAGTGATGGTTCGGATGGCGACTTCAACCCCACCGCCGACATCGTGGTGGATCTTTCGCTGGCCCCCGCGGGCGCGTGGGATGCGAGCAACACGGCCAACGCGGGCAAGGGCATCTACGACTCCAGCAAATGGGCCGTGGTCTTCAAACACGCCTCGGTCAACATTCCCTCGGGCGTGACCGTGACCTTCATCAACCACCCCACCCACGCGCCGGTCGTCTGGCTCGTGTCGGGGAATGTGACGATTGATGGCACCGTAAGTGTGAAAGGGGGTGACGGTCCTTTGGGCCAAGTAGACCAACTCACGCCAGCCGAACCTGGACCGGGAGGCTTCCGTGCAGGCGCGGCAGGCCCTGCGGGCAAAGGAAGGGGATATGGTCCAGGCGCTGACGCAAACTCAGACGGACCTGGTCGATACGGATTGGCCTACGGTAACCCACAAATTGTTCCGCTGATCGGCGGATCTGGAGCAGGTATCTATGGCGGTGGACTTCAGTGGTCAGGTGGGGCCGGCGGTGGAGCCATTCTGATTGCGTCCGCCGGCTCAATATCAATTCAGGGCATGATAAATGCGAACGGAGGTGACCCGCACCCAGGCAACACTGGCGGGAATTTAGGTGGGAGCGGTGGTGCGGTCCGACTAATCGCGGAGCAGGTTTCTGGGAATGGAGAAATACAGGCAATCAATCCCGGCGACCTATTTGGATTCGGCCGCATCCGCATTGAAACCCCGGTGTTGGCCCCTACCGTTCGCACCGCGCCAGAAACGGTTGCCGTGATTCCCGCCGCCATCCCCATTCTTTGGCCGGCGGACGACGCGCCCACGGTGCACGTGGTCAGCGTGGATGGCGTCGTGGCACCCGTTGATCCCACGGCTGCACTGGTCAGTTCCGCCGACGTGCAAATCCAGCAGAACGGCACCGTGCAGGTGCTCCTGGAAACCAAGAACTTCCCGCCCTCCGGCTTCGTGCAGCTCCGCACGGTTCAGAAATACGGTCCCGCTGCCTGGGTGACGGCCGCCCACAGCGAAGGCGACTTTGCCGCTTCCACCTGGATCGCGGACGTGACCTTCGCCCCCGGCTTCACCACCCTCCAGGCCCGCGCCACGGTCCCTTAAACTCGAATGCTGGCGCGGACGAGGTCGTCCGCGCCAGCGGTTGATCCATATTTCCGGGGGGCAATGGCGCCCCTGAGGGTCGGGTGGCCGGACCGGACATCGCCCTGGGGTTAGCGGTCGGAACCCTCGGATCGACTGGGGCGGGAGGCTCGGAGGTGGTGTAGCCGACTTTTGTTCCCGGACCTGGCGGCACGGGCGGACATCATTCATCTCGGCGGCCGGTCACCGGAACCCGGCTGCTTTCACAGCACCGGCGTGGGCGGCGCAGGGGTCCCCTGTTTGGCCTTGCTCCCGGGGGGGATTTCCGTGCCCTGTCGCTCACGTTCCGGGGCGTCGCGCGCGGCTCTTACCCCGGGTTTTCACCATTGCCCCATCCTTGCGAACGTGGCGGTTTGTTTCCTGTGGCACTGCCTGGCGCCCGAAGGCTTCGCCCTGGGCGTCTGGGGCCATGCCACCCCGTGTCGCGTGGCACGCACAGGATGGCCTCACATCAGGGGACGACAGGACCGTGTCCGAATGCGGTTACGTCAGTGAACGTCTATAAGTCGCGAACAGTTCGGCGCCCACGCGGCGGATATGGGCCAGGGTGAATCGGGGGGCTTCGGCCAGGGGGCCGATGCCCAGGCCGTCTGCCAGGGTGGGGGCTGCGCGGCCGCCCACGATCAGCGGGCACCACGTCAGGTGGATTTCGTCCACAAGGTCCGCCTCGAAGAATGCGGCGTTGAGTTCCCCGCCACCCTCGAGCACCAGCCGGCGCACGCCCCGCTCGCGCCAAAGCCGGTTCAGCACCTCTGAAAAGTTCAACGTGGAGCCCGCAGCCTGCCAGACCGCGTCGGCCAGGGGCCGCAACCGCCCGAGTCGGTCTTCCGGGACGTTGGCGGCGGTCAGGAGGAGGATCGGGGAGAAACGGTGCCGCCACAGGGCGGCGTTCGGGGAGAGGCTGGCGGAAGCGCTGGCCACGATCCGGAGCGGATGGGGTGCGAGACCGTTCCGAATTCGGGTGCGGCGGTAACGCTCGCCGCCATTGCCCATCGTGGCCTCCGACTCCTCGACGGTGCGCGCACCGCAGAGAATGGCGTCGGCGGTGGCTCGAAGCGCGTAAAGATGCGCCTCGTCCCGCGGGCTGCCGATCCGGATGACCCGTCGGTTGGCGGAGGCAATCTTGCCGTCGGCGCTCACGGCCATGTTGACGAAGACCAACGGACGTTTCAGGGGCCGGCGGCTCATATGGGTTTGGGGCGGGGCGGCGTGGGGATGGGCCGGGGGTGGGCTCAGGCGATGAACATGGCGTCGCCGTAGCTGTAGAACCGGTATCTCAGGCGGATGGCTTCCCGGTACGCGTCCAGGATCCGGATCCGGCCGCGGTCGGTTTCGCCCGGGGCGGCAAACGCACTGACGAGCATGAGCAGCGTGCTGCCTGGCAGGTGGAAGTTGGTGATCATGGCATCCACGGCCAGGAACGGCGCCGGGGGATGCAGGAAGATCCGGGTGCGGCC
This genomic stretch from Verrucomicrobiia bacterium harbors:
- a CDS encoding RibD family protein, whose protein sequence is MSRRPLKRPLVFVNMAVSADGKIASANRRVIRIGSPRDEAHLYALRATADAILCGARTVEESEATMGNGGERYRRTRIRNGLAPHPLRIVASASASLSPNAALWRHRFSPILLLTAANVPEDRLGRLRPLADAVWQAAGSTLNFSEVLNRLWRERGVRRLVLEGGGELNAAFFEADLVDEIHLTWCPLIVGGRAAPTLADGLGIGPLAEAPRFTLAHIRRVGAELFATYRRSLT